The genome window GCTGATCGACCTCGCGCGCCGGCAGTCGCAGGGCAACCGCCTGCGCTACGGCGAGCCCGTCGGCGTCGAGACGCTGACGAAGTTCGTCACCGACCACATCCAGGAGAACACCCAGCGCGGCGGCACGCGCCCCTACGGCGCCGCGCTCCTCATCGGCGGCATCGACGACGGCGAGCCGCGCCTGTTCGCCGCCGACCCCTCGGGCACGCCCAACGAGTGGAAGGCGACCGTCATCGGCGGCGGCCGGCAGGACATCCAGGGCCACCTCGAGGACGAGTGGCGCGACGACCTCTCGCTGGAGGACGGCATCGAGCTCGCCGTCGCGGCGCTGGCCGCCCACGACGACGAGTTCGAGCCCTCGGACCTCGCGGTCGCGACGGTGACCGAGGCAGACGGCTTCCGGACGGTCCCGGTCGAGGAGGTCGCGGCCGCGTTCGAGGCGGCCGGTCTCGACGCCGACTCCGAGGCGGACGACGCGGACGCCGACTCCGAGGCGGACGACGCGGACGGCGACTCCGAGACGGACGACGCGGACGCCGACGAGTCCGGCGCGGACGCGGACGAGTAGCGACCCCGAATCGCCGCCGACGTCTCCGTCGACCGAGCCGCGGTCGATCGAGTCGCGCTCGATTGTACCGCGCTCGGAGCTGGGGCCGACCAAATGCGCGGAATTGTACATCTCACACACAACACTTTTAGCGGCGGGAGTCGTATGTTCGTTGTAAAATGCCCGATTCGATGTCCGAACAGCTCCAACGGGACATGGAGTGCGAGGGGTTACTCGAGTGTTTCCACGGCCTGAAGCAGTTGGACAAGGACTGCTACCAGGCGCTCGTGTCGTCCGACGAGGCGCTCACGATCGACGAGGTCGCGGAGCGCGTCGACCGGGAGCGCTCCACCGCCTACCGCGCGGTTCAGCGGCTCCTCAAGGCCGGCTTCATCCAGAAGGAGCAGATAAACTACGAGCAGGGCGGGTACTACCACGTGTACAGGCCGACGGACCCGTCGCAGATCGCCGACGACATGCAGCGGATGCTCAACGACTGGTACGCGAAGATGGGCCAGCTCATCGGCGAGTTCGAAGAGAAGTACGACCGCCCGGAGCGCGCCGCGGCGACCGCCGAGAACTGACGCGAGTGACGCGAGCGACGCGAGTCCGCGGCCGCCGACCGCGTCGCACGACGGGACCAGGGGCGCAGATCGGTGGCGTTAGGCCGTTCGAGGCCGTACTCGCGGTATGGTGACGAGCGTCCGCGTCCGGTGTGACGACTGTTCGTACGAGACGGCGTTCGACTCCCTCCGTCGAGCGCGGACGGCCCTGAGCGAGCACGAGCGCGGGACCGGCCACGCAGTGGAGTGGGAGATCGGGTCGCTGGCCGGCGGCGTCGAGCGCGCCGGCGCCGACGCCGGCGTGTGCGGCCGGGCGGGGTGTGCGAACCCCGATTCGCCGCTGCTCAACCACGACGGCGCGCGCGGCTCGGAGTCGGACGACTGAGCGCGCGGTCGACGTCGCGGACCGAGGGCCGTCCGGGCCGTCCGCGTCGTCCGCGGCAGGGGTTTTTGTCTCCGCCGTTCGGAGCGGCAGTCGATGTCACGAGAAGTCGTCTCACATCGCGACGGCCACGTCTACGAGTTCGGCCCGGAGATGGACCCGGTCTACGAGGCCGCCGACGGCGAGACGCTGACGATCGAGACGGTGGACAGCCTGAACGGCGAGATTCAGGCGGACGACGACCTGCTCGACGCGATTCCGGAGGAGGTCAACGCCGCGACGGGACCGATCGCCGTGGCGGGCGCGAGCCCCGGCGACGTCCTCGCGGTCGAGATCGAGGCCGTGCGCGTCGCCGAGGACCGCGGCCGCGTGCTCACCGCGCCCGGGTTCGGGCTCCTCCAGGACGATCCCGAGATCGACCACCCCGCGACGCGGATCACGGAGGTCGACGGCGGCGGTGAGGAAATCGACTTCGAGGGGATCGACGTGCCCATCGAGCTCGTGATCGGGACGATCGGGGTCGCCACGGACGGCGAGACGGTGTCGACGCTCACGCCCGACGACCACGGCGGCAACCTCGACACGACCGACGTGACCGGCGGGACGACCGTCTACTTCCCGGTCTTCCGGGAGGGCGCGATGCTGGCGCTGGGCGACGCGAAGGCCGCGATGGCCGACGGCGAGATGTGCGGGACCGGCGCCGAGATCGCGGTCGAGGTCGACGCGACGCTCTCGGTGATCGAGGATCCCGCCGTCTCGCCGAACCGACCCCTCCTCGACACCGGCGACGCGGTGAAGACGGTCGCGAGCGCCGAGACGCTGGAGGAGGCGGTCGAACTGGCAAACGGCGACATGCTGGATCTCTTGGCGCACGACCACGGCTTCTCGCGCACCGACGCGTACCTCTTTTCGAGCCTCGTCGGCGGCTTAGAGATCAGCCAGGTGGTCGACCCGCAGGTGACGGCGCGGAACGCGGTGCCGAGCGAGCACCTCTCGCTCCCGTTCTGACCGAGATCAGCGCTCCGAGCGCTCGGCGAACCGCCGAGCGGCGTCGCTCAGGCCGGGATCGGTCGGGGTCTCCGTCTCGTTGGCGTCGGGGGTCTCGTCGGCAGTCTCGGTTTCGTCGGCAGTCTCGGTTTCGTCGGCAGTCTCGGTCTCGTCGGCGTCGGCGGTCTCGGCGTCCGCCGTGGTCGCGTCGCGACCGTCGGCGACCGTCCCGCCCTCCACGTCGGCCGGGTCGGCGTCCGCCGGGTAGTTCAGCTCGGCGGGCGGGACGAAGACGGTCTCGACGGCGCGGACGATCTCGTCGACCTGTTCCTCGTCGAGGCGATCGGCGTACGCCTCGCGGACGAGGTCGGGGACCGCGTAGGCGTAGCTGCCGCGGCCGGCGTGGCGGATGAGCCCCGCGCGCCGGATCGGTCGGTGGCGGCTGTACGCGTGCCCGGAGTCGCCGTCGCCGCCGGCGTCGATGTGGGCCGCGACGGGGTCGCTGGCCCCCTCGCGGCGGTAGTGGCGGAGCATCCCGCGCGAGAGCTCCGGGAGCGCCTCGATGCGCGAGCGGAGCTCCTCGATGACCGCCTCCCGAGTTCCGAGCTCGATCGCGTCGTCGAACCGGAGCGCGCTCTCGGCGACGTCGTCCCGGGTGACCGGGTCGACCTCGTCGGGGGGGCCCGCCTCCGCCTCGGTCGCGGGATCGGTGTTCGAGGCGTCCGCGTCCGCGGGATCGGCGGATGCGGTGTCCGCGGCGTCGGCGTCTGCGTCCGCGGCGTCGGCGGGGTCGATCTCGGCGCCGCCGTCGGCGGCGGAAGCGGCCGCTTCGGTCGCGGTCTCGGCCTCCGATTCGTCCGCGTCCGCCGCGCGCTTCTCGGTCGCGGCGACCGCCTCGTCGTACGACTTGAGTACGGACTGGTCGCCGTCGTCGCCGTCGGGGTGCCCGTCGTCGAGTCGCTCGGGACCCGCCCGGGAGGGGCCGCCGCCCCGGTACGGCGCCTCGGCCTTGCCCAGCAGCGCCTGCGCGAACTGGTCGGCCATGTCGCTCAGGTCGCGGGCCTCCTCCAGCTCGCGTTCGAGGTCGGCGATCCGCCGGTCCTTCTTCTCTAACTCCTGTTTGAGGTCGGCGATCTCGGACTCGCGGCGCTCCTTCTCGTCGGAGATGGACTCGAGCTCGCCGACGAGGTCGCTGGAGACCGACTTCAGCTCCGGGCGCTCGAAGTCGTCGAGCCCGGGGGTCGCGCCCGCGTCGAACGTCTCCTTGCGGTGGAACTGGATCCGGCGGATCGACTCGTCCCAGTCGGTCATCAAAAAGGCCTCGCCGTCGCCCAGGTCCTCGACCGCGCTCGCGTACTTCGAGCCGAGGATGCGCCCGACGACCTTCGTGTCGTTGTCCCACGTGAGCCGGTGCCAGCAGAGCCAGTCGCACTGGGTGATGAAGTCCTTCTTGACGTCCGCGGGGCGCTGGCTGATCCCGACGATGCCGAGCCCGTGTTTCCGGCCGCGCTTGCCCACCTTGATCAGCATCTTGCCCGTCTCGTCCATCCCGCCGCCCTCGGGGATGTACTCGTGGCACTCCTCGATGACGAGCAGGAAGGGCTTCTTCATCCGCTTCTCCTTCGCGAACAGCTGCTTGACGACTTCGAGGAGGAGCTCGTTCGCCGTCTCCTCTTCGAGGTAGCCGGAGACGTCCAAGATGATCGGGACGTTCTGCTCCAAGGCGAGGTTCGCGAGCTTCTCGGCGTGTTCGGGGGAGACGACGATGTCGCACTCCTCGTCGGCGCCGGCGTGGAGAATTTCGTATTCTTCTTTTAAACCGTAATATTCACCGTCTACGTCAACGATGAGAATACCAAGCGCCGAATCGAGGAGTTTCTCGGCGACGACCGAAGCGGTGTTGCTCTTGCCCGAACCGGATTTACCTGTTATAAACCCCCGTCCGGTGAGCAACTCCACTACCGGGAGTGAAAGTTCTGTGTCCTGTTCCTGATCGACGCCGACCGGGATCTGTTGTTGAGCGTCAGTCATCTTGGTTCTCGTTTGGCGGCTCAATGGCGTTGTGACACGAACGACAGAGGGTTACGAGGTTATCCAACGTGTTCGCATCTTCGGGAGACCGAAACGTACGGATCGGTGTTTTATGATGGACATCTAATCCGATGTCAGCTTGGTTCCGGTGTTCGGACTGCGTGATGCCACACCTCTGACATTCGTAGTCGTCTCGTCGAAGGGCCTTCCGCCGCTGTTTCGCCCAGTTGTCGCCGTAGTACTCGTTTACACCTCCCTTCCAGCGATGGTGTAGTTCTCCGGGCTGTGAACCGACCGTCCTCGTCTCAATTCCGTGGTCATGTAGCCAGTTATGAACTGTGGACGGGGCACAGTCGAGCTGTTCCGCTATCGCGTACGTACTCATTCCGTCCGAGAGGTACATCGACCTGAGCTTCGATTCGTTCTGAAGTGCTGCCGGCGTTTCCGGATTGTACGACCGCGTTTCGATATCGTGCCGATGTATCCATTCCTCTATCGCCTGCCGACCGCAACCGAGTTGCGAGGCGACCTCGTCCATGGTCATCCCCGACTCGACGTACAGTTCGCGCAGCGTCTCCTCGTCGTGCCACGGCTGTTCCGTTCCTGTCCGACTCGTGTCGATCCCGAACTCGTTTAGCCAGTTGTGAACGGTTGCCTGACTGCACTCTAACTCGTCCGCGATGTCGGCTTCGCTCAGTCCCTGTTGCCGGAGAGAGCGAAGCCGCTCCTCGTCTTCCCAAGGTTTGGACTTCTCGATATCGTGCTTTTTTAACCAGTTCTCGACGGTCTTGCGGCTACATCCAAGCTTTTCGCCCACCTCCCTCGTCGTGAGATCCTCCTCAATATACAGCGACCGGAGGTTGTCCGCGTCCCTCCACGGGGTTGCTTCGCTCATTTCAGGCGCAC of Halorubrum trapanicum contains these proteins:
- the psmA gene encoding archaeal proteasome endopeptidase complex subunit alpha, which translates into the protein MMGNNDQQAYDRGTSLFSPDGRIYQVEYAREAVSRGAPSVGVRTTDGVVFVAMSRPSSSLMEAESIEKLHKLDDHVGTASAGHVADARQLIDLARRQSQGNRLRYGEPVGVETLTKFVTDHIQENTQRGGTRPYGAALLIGGIDDGEPRLFAADPSGTPNEWKATVIGGGRQDIQGHLEDEWRDDLSLEDGIELAVAALAAHDDEFEPSDLAVATVTEADGFRTVPVEEVAAAFEAAGLDADSEADDADADSEADDADGDSETDDADADESGADADE
- a CDS encoding helix-turn-helix domain-containing protein, with translation MPDSMSEQLQRDMECEGLLECFHGLKQLDKDCYQALVSSDEALTIDEVAERVDRERSTAYRAVQRLLKAGFIQKEQINYEQGGYYHVYRPTDPSQIADDMQRMLNDWYAKMGQLIGEFEEKYDRPERAAATAEN
- a CDS encoding acetamidase/formamidase family protein, with protein sequence MSREVVSHRDGHVYEFGPEMDPVYEAADGETLTIETVDSLNGEIQADDDLLDAIPEEVNAATGPIAVAGASPGDVLAVEIEAVRVAEDRGRVLTAPGFGLLQDDPEIDHPATRITEVDGGGEEIDFEGIDVPIELVIGTIGVATDGETVSTLTPDDHGGNLDTTDVTGGTTVYFPVFREGAMLALGDAKAAMADGEMCGTGAEIAVEVDATLSVIEDPAVSPNRPLLDTGDAVKTVASAETLEEAVELANGDMLDLLAHDHGFSRTDAYLFSSLVGGLEISQVVDPQVTARNAVPSEHLSLPF
- a CDS encoding ATP-binding protein; protein product: MTDAQQQIPVGVDQEQDTELSLPVVELLTGRGFITGKSGSGKSNTASVVAEKLLDSALGILIVDVDGEYYGLKEEYEILHAGADEECDIVVSPEHAEKLANLALEQNVPIILDVSGYLEEETANELLLEVVKQLFAKEKRMKKPFLLVIEECHEYIPEGGGMDETGKMLIKVGKRGRKHGLGIVGISQRPADVKKDFITQCDWLCWHRLTWDNDTKVVGRILGSKYASAVEDLGDGEAFLMTDWDESIRRIQFHRKETFDAGATPGLDDFERPELKSVSSDLVGELESISDEKERRESEIADLKQELEKKDRRIADLERELEEARDLSDMADQFAQALLGKAEAPYRGGGPSRAGPERLDDGHPDGDDGDQSVLKSYDEAVAATEKRAADADESEAETATEAAASAADGGAEIDPADAADADADAADTASADPADADASNTDPATEAEAGPPDEVDPVTRDDVAESALRFDDAIELGTREAVIEELRSRIEALPELSRGMLRHYRREGASDPVAAHIDAGGDGDSGHAYSRHRPIRRAGLIRHAGRGSYAYAVPDLVREAYADRLDEEQVDEIVRAVETVFVPPAELNYPADADPADVEGGTVADGRDATTADAETADADETETADETETADETETADETPDANETETPTDPGLSDAARRFAERSER
- a CDS encoding helix-turn-helix domain-containing protein, whose protein sequence is MSEATPWRDADNLRSLYIEEDLTTREVGEKLGCSRKTVENWLKKHDIEKSKPWEDEERLRSLRQQGLSEADIADELECSQATVHNWLNEFGIDTSRTGTEQPWHDEETLRELYVESGMTMDEVASQLGCGRQAIEEWIHRHDIETRSYNPETPAALQNESKLRSMYLSDGMSTYAIAEQLDCAPSTVHNWLHDHGIETRTVGSQPGELHHRWKGGVNEYYGDNWAKQRRKALRRDDYECQRCGITQSEHRNQADIGLDVHHKTPIRTFRSPEDANTLDNLVTLCRSCHNAIEPPNENQDD